ATTAAACTCTGCCAAATGAACGTCACTAATGTTCATGCCGCTAAAAAAAAGCGTTTCGAAACACGTGCAATGCATTAAAAACGCGGCTGCACAAGGAAGCCCGCTGTCTTCCGACTGTCTGCGCGCAACGCTCGCCAAATAGTTGTGGTCGGGACAAGTTtatattcaaagaaaaaaaacaaccaaattctTTCCTGGAAACTGAATATTGAGAGGGAGAAAAGAGGGCTTAACTGTAAATACTGATATTTGACAATGCGTGACTAGAGTGTCATAAAAAGTGAAATACGTACAACGCAAAGGATGAAGCCCATCTATTCCTGGAGGGCgatccattttttatttttttaggggggaTTTCAAAGCCATATGTCATACCAGTGTTGGaagaacctaacccctaacatcAGTAAAACGTCAAGTCGCCTTTTGATACTGTGCAACTGCAAAACCAAGTTGTCTTCCTTAACCACAGCAACATGCTATCACATAGCGTGAACCGGCACCTTTACGACGTTATTGGAGatttgtgccattttttttgtaaGGCCTAAAATGGCACAGAAATCCAACAACAATGATCATTTCATAgaatataaaatacatttatatatattacattCTACTGCACAGCCAGGAAAGAGTCAAGTCCGCACTTAGTTAGTTCCACGGTAGTTCAGAGCTTCGTCCGCTTCAGAGTACAGGAAAGGATCCCGAAATGGCGGCTCGTGTATTTTCATGCCGGAGCACATTTTGGTGTTTGGTTTCGGTGACACTTGTGGTATCCATCATTGTCCCACCCCCACAGAAGCATTTTGTCACCGTAGGTATGAGGTAGGGCTTCATTAACATgctatgtcacacacacacattatacactcacacacacgcacacatcttGTATATATACAATGACAGCCATTTTTTCACCCAGAATTAATTCCTGCTCATTTTGGGTGTTGACGTGTTCTGCTTCTCCCCCCCTCACTTCGCCCCCAGGATCCCATTTCACccggcaacagcagcagcagcacagccaTGCTACCTCTTGCCGACACTTCCAGCTAGGCCCCCAGGCGCCGCTGCCCATGGACTTCCCCATGCCCCAGCCGCAGTCGGGCATCAACCCCCACCTGGCCCCTCCTGGCCACCAGCACGGACCTCCGCTACATCACCCGCCCCTCAACCCCATGCCCGCCCCCCAGTTCCAGGACATCCCCGCCCCTCCTTTCCTACCTCAGGCATTACACCAGCAATACCTCCTGCAGCAACAGATCCTCGAGGCCCAGCATCGACACATCCTGCCACCCAACAGGTACAACCCAAAGCTACAAAGAGCCCAAACCACAATATTAGGTTGAGAGAATTTCGATGCTCCACATTCAGGCTTTGTTGCAATGCATTGTTTTAGGAACCTTAATTGAAGTCAATATAAAACGTGTCCCTTTTTTGTGTCAGTAGACGCACATCAGAGAGGGTTCCTCACCAGCCCCACAGACTGCGTCCAGGCTACGAGTTCCCCCCGCCTCTGCACGTTCCACCGCAGCCTGTGGTGCAGCAACCCCGCTACCTGGCCGAGGGCACAGACTGGTAGGAAAAGCACACGCCAAAATTATGTCTTCATGCAGCCCAAATCAATGTCCTCAAACCTGCAAGGAGATCCACATTCACAaagcactttttaaaaaatgggaCAAACACTcaaatacaaaatgacaaaactaGAAAGGATCTGCTGTAGGCCACAACTCACGGCGAGAtgctcacacacagacataccAGCTGGCCCAACTCGGGCTGTTGACGCCACAactaggccacgccccttaaagGCACACATCCATCAAAATTTCTATGATGACTATCTCACCACGGACCTTAAAAGTTTTGACTTCCTCTGCTTAGGGATCTAAGTGTAGACACCGGACTCCCGCCACACCAGTACCACATCCACCCACTGCCGCAGCACTATCAGCACTACCTGACATCTCCCAGGATGCACCACTTCCCCAGGAACAGCGCCTCAACGCAAGTGGTGAGCTGCTGCAATCTCGACGATTCATCATTTAACCTCAGGGACTGACGCCGCCCCGCCGTCCTCTTCCAGGTCGTCCACGAGATACGAAACTATCCGTACCCTCAGCTGCACCTGCTGGCGCTACAGAGTCTCAACCCCTCACGCCACGCGTCTGCCGTCAGGGAGAGCTACGAGGTGGGTGTTGGATGAACCTATTCATTTTCCCGGTACAAGATTGAGAGCCTTTTTTTATTCAGTCTACAAAAATCCAGATTTTAGAATGAAATGattgacaacaacaaaatattgaatttaaaattaaaaccaaaacatATCACAGCATATCGATAGACAATTTTCAATTCTGCTGCTGGAGTTCCCATTAGTCTGAAACTCAAATTTGACTATTGCCTAAtttatttagagaaaaacactattcatgccccccccctccttttttttttttcttaaaagctTTCACAAAGATTGCACTCGCATACTGAGGTATCGTGAAAGTCAAATTTCTttgataaataaagaaaatccATTGTAAAGTCTATCATAATCCTCGTAAGACTTAAAGGGCAACATAGAACAGAAAGAATGTGCAAAGTTTTGTTTGGTTTCCTCTCGCAGCCCGTTAAACTCTTCAACTATGTTGTTTGCTGCCAAGTTGTCAATTGCTACCGCCCCCACTTATTCACACTCAACCTTCTTCAAACTTTTATGTTGTGTTTGATTTTTCTCCTTCTGTTTAGGCAACAAACCAAAACCGGAATTTTTCGCAGGCTCTGCTGTTTGCGGCAAAGCACTTAAATCTTTCATGCACTCAATATTTTGCCACGTAACAATTCCCCCCGCATCCCATCTAGTCAACAAATATAACATTTGCAAATTCTCATGCAGtgaccatgttttttttaaacaggaacTTTTGCAGCTGGAAGACCGACTGGGCAGCGTGAATCGTGGCGCGGTCCAGACCACCATCGAGAGATTTACTT
This portion of the Syngnathus scovelli strain Florida chromosome 3, RoL_Ssco_1.2, whole genome shotgun sequence genome encodes:
- the ark2cb gene encoding E3 ubiquitin-protein ligase ARK2C isoform X1; the encoded protein is MVLVHVGYLVLPVFGSVRNRGSHFTRQQQQQHSHATSCRHFQLGPQAPLPMDFPMPQPQSGINPHLAPPGHQHGPPLHHPPLNPMPAPQFQDIPAPPFLPQALHQQYLLQQQILEAQHRHILPPNSRRTSERVPHQPHRLRPGYEFPPPLHVPPQPVVQQPRYLAEGTDWDLSVDTGLPPHQYHIHPLPQHYQHYLTSPRMHHFPRNSASTQVVVHEIRNYPYPQLHLLALQSLNPSRHASAVRESYEELLQLEDRLGSVNRGAVQTTIERFTFPHKYKKRFPQDLKMCLDDEELDTDEKCTICLSMLEDGEDVRRLPCMHLFHQACVDQWLATSRKCPICRVDIETQLNPDS
- the ark2cb gene encoding E3 ubiquitin-protein ligase ARK2C isoform X2, with the protein product MVLVHVGYLVLPVFGSVRNRGSHFTRQQQQQHSHATSCRHFQLGPQAPLPMDFPMPQPQSGINPHLAPPGHQHGPPLHHPPLNPMPAPQFQDIPAPPFLPQALHQQYLLQQQILEAQHRHILPPNRRTSERVPHQPHRLRPGYEFPPPLHVPPQPVVQQPRYLAEGTDWDLSVDTGLPPHQYHIHPLPQHYQHYLTSPRMHHFPRNSASTQVVVHEIRNYPYPQLHLLALQSLNPSRHASAVRESYEELLQLEDRLGSVNRGAVQTTIERFTFPHKYKKRFPQDLKMCLDDEELDTDEKCTICLSMLEDGEDVRRLPCMHLFHQACVDQWLATSRKCPICRVDIETQLNPDS